DNA from Frateuria edaphi:
GGCGAGAAGATCGAAGTGCGCCGCATGGCGCGCGTCGAGACCACCGACGGCAAGATCGGCAGCTACGTCCACGGCGGCCGCATCGGCGTGCTGGTGGCGATCAAGCGCGGCTCCGAGGAGCTGGCCAAGGGCGTGGCGATGCACGTGGCGGCGATGAACCCGCCGTACGTGCGCGCCGACGACGTTCCGGCCGACTTCATCGCCAAGGAAAAGGAAATCGCGCTGAGCCAGATGTCCGACAAGGACAAGGCCAAGCCGGCCGAGATCCTGGAGAAGATCATCTCCGGCAAGATCAACAAGATCGTCTCGGAAGTCACCCTGCTGGGTCAGGCCTACGTGCTGGACACCAACATGACCGTGGGCGACGCGCTGAAGAAGGAAGGCGCGGACGTGCAGCAGGTCGTGCGTCTGGCCGTCGGCGAAGGCATCGAGAAGGTGGAAGAGGATTTCCACGCCGAAGTGATGAAGCAGGCAGGTCTGGCTTAAGCGCCAGCCGCATCGCTTGAAAAAGGCCGCGGGAAACCGCGGCCTTTCTTTTTGCCCGCTCATGGACGACCGCGGCCTCAGCGACGGGGTTGCAATAGATCCCAGCGATTGCCGTACAGATCCTCGAACACCACGACGGTGGCGTAGGCCTCCTCGCGGGGCGCTTCGCAGAAACGCACGCCCTTGGTGCGCATCGCCTCGTAGGTCGCCTGGAAATCCCGAGTCTCCAGGAACAGGAAAACCCGCCCGCCCGACTGGTTGCCCACCGCTTGCGATTGCCGCGCGTCGACCGCCTTCGCCAGCAACAGTCGTGTCTCGCTGGATCCGGGCGGCGCCACGATGACCCAGCGCTTGCCCCCGCCCTGGGGCACGTCCTCGATCAGCGTGAAACCGAGGCAATCGGTGAAGTACGCGATGGCTTCGTCGTAATCGCGCACCAGCAGGGCAATGGCGCCGAGATGCATGGTTACCTCCGGTGGTTGGCCGCCGCGCAGGATGAACGATCAGGCCGGCTCGCGCGGCCGTGCGCCTGACGGGGCACCGCCGCATCGCTACAATATGCCGGTTTACCCACAATCCGGAGACCCCATGAGCGACCAGCCCAAGTACCGCCGCATCCTGCTCAAGCTCTCTGGTGAAGCGTTGATGGGCGAGGCGGACTACGGCATCGATCCGAAGGTGATCGGCCGGCTGGCCAACGAGATCATCGAAGTGCGCAAGGCTGGCGTGGAAGTGGGCGTGGTGATCGGCGGCGGCAACATCTTCCGGGGCGCGGGGCTGGCGGCCGCCGGCATGGACCGGGTGACCGGCGACCACATGGGCATGCTCGCCACCGTGATGAACGCGCTGGCGATGGCCGACGCGATCGAGAAGCGTGGCGGCTATGCGCGCGTGATGAGCGCCATCCAGATCCACGATGTGGCCGAGGACTTCATCCGCCGCCGCGCCATCCGCCACATCGAGAAGGGCCGCATCGCGCTGTTCGCGGCCGGCACCGGCAATCCGTTCTTCACCACCGATTCGGCCGCTGCCCTGCGCGCGGTGGAGATCGGCGCCGACCTGCTGCTCAAGGCCACCAAGGTCGACGGCGTGTACACCGCCGACCCGGCGCGCGATGCCAGCGCGACGCGCTACGACCAGCTGAGCTACGACGACGTCATCCAGCGCAACCTGCAAGTGATGGACACGGCGGCCATCGCGCTGTGCCGCGACCATGGGATGCCAC
Protein-coding regions in this window:
- the pyrH gene encoding UMP kinase codes for the protein MSDQPKYRRILLKLSGEALMGEADYGIDPKVIGRLANEIIEVRKAGVEVGVVIGGGNIFRGAGLAAAGMDRVTGDHMGMLATVMNALAMADAIEKRGGYARVMSAIQIHDVAEDFIRRRAIRHIEKGRIALFAAGTGNPFFTTDSAAALRAVEIGADLLLKATKVDGVYTADPARDASATRYDQLSYDDVIQRNLQVMDTAAIALCRDHGMPLRIYDMTVPGNLMRIMQGAQVGTLVTAS
- the tsf gene encoding translation elongation factor Ts, whose product is MSNISAQLVKELRERSGAGMMECKKALVENNGDIDVAMEWLRKSGLAKADKKASRVAAEGRVVTAQAGGKAVLVEVNCETDFVTKNPDFVKFSDTVADVALKSGAADVAALNAAAYPGAGSVEEAAKGLVATIGEKIEVRRMARVETTDGKIGSYVHGGRIGVLVAIKRGSEELAKGVAMHVAAMNPPYVRADDVPADFIAKEKEIALSQMSDKDKAKPAEILEKIISGKINKIVSEVTLLGQAYVLDTNMTVGDALKKEGADVQQVVRLAVGEGIEKVEEDFHAEVMKQAGLA
- a CDS encoding VOC family protein; its protein translation is MHLGAIALLVRDYDEAIAYFTDCLGFTLIEDVPQGGGKRWVIVAPPGSSETRLLLAKAVDARQSQAVGNQSGGRVFLFLETRDFQATYEAMRTKGVRFCEAPREEAYATVVVFEDLYGNRWDLLQPRR